A genomic region of Papaver somniferum cultivar HN1 chromosome 7, ASM357369v1, whole genome shotgun sequence contains the following coding sequences:
- the LOC113295215 gene encoding uncharacterized protein LOC113295215, with the protein MFCCDGSSFGNPGSAGFGVVIRDSNCQVLGAMSGGIGVATNYLAEYYGIMCAVELDVQWGMLKIIIVSDSKYVLTEFAKGRVPWFMKGRWKIATRKLNQIKYQHGDGEANFSADCMAKKGVALAAGVRQIYIGRP; encoded by the coding sequence ATGTTCTGTTGTGATGGATCATCATTTGGTAATCCTGGCTCTGCTGGATTTGGTGTTGTTATAAGGGATTCAAATTGTCAGGTGTTGGGTGCCATGTCTGGAGGTATTGGAGTTGCTACTAATTATCTGGCAGAATATTATGGAATCATGTGTGCAGTGGAGCTGGATGTGCAATGGGGTATGCTGAAGATAATTATAGTTTCAGATTCCAAATATGTTCTTACTGAATTTGCTAAGGGGAGAGTTCCATGGTTTATGAAAGGGAGATGGAAGATTGCTACAAGGAAGCtaaaccaaataaaatatcaacATGGTGACGGAGAAGCCAATTTTTCTGCTGATTGTATGGCAAAGAAAGGAGTAGCATTAGCAGCTGGTGTTAGGCAAATTTATATAGGGAGACCTTAG